One window of the Archangium primigenium genome contains the following:
- the thrC gene encoding threonine synthase, whose translation MSTSDFQAAYACSEGCGFRASLLEILYRCPQCQGLLEVAHDVAALKTVPAEEWKRRFGQRFGASRLPHASGVWGKHEWVYPQLPARDIVSLGEGRVPLKPLPRMAEELGLASLDLKECGVSPTGSFKDWGMTVLVSAVKHMRARGVPIRAVACASTGDTSAALSAYCAAAGIPSVVFLPKDKVSLSQLVQPVANGARVLSLDTDFDGCMKLVQQVTQDAGLYLANSMNSLRIEGQKVVAIELCQDLDWEPPDWVVIPGGNLGNASALGKGFELMHALGVISKRPRIAVAQAERANPLLRSFRGGFAELEPMQAQRTLASAIQIGNPVSFRRAVRILKAFEGVVEDATESELANAAARADREGTFTCPHTGVALAALEKLVAQGVIARGSKVAVVSTAHGLKFPDFKVGYHKGALADVTSRLANPPVDLPANLDAVREALADL comes from the coding sequence ATGAGCACCTCTGACTTTCAAGCCGCGTACGCCTGCAGCGAGGGATGTGGTTTCCGCGCCTCGCTGCTGGAGATCCTCTACCGCTGTCCCCAGTGCCAGGGCCTGCTGGAGGTGGCGCACGACGTGGCGGCCCTCAAGACGGTGCCCGCCGAGGAGTGGAAGCGCCGCTTCGGCCAGCGCTTCGGCGCCTCGCGGCTGCCCCACGCCTCGGGCGTCTGGGGCAAGCACGAGTGGGTGTACCCGCAGCTGCCCGCCCGGGACATCGTCTCGCTCGGCGAGGGCCGGGTGCCGCTCAAGCCCCTGCCGCGCATGGCCGAGGAGCTGGGCCTGGCGAGCCTGGACCTGAAGGAGTGTGGCGTCTCGCCCACGGGCAGCTTCAAGGACTGGGGCATGACGGTGCTCGTGTCCGCGGTGAAGCACATGCGCGCCCGGGGCGTGCCCATCCGCGCGGTGGCGTGCGCGTCCACGGGGGACACCTCGGCGGCGCTGTCGGCGTACTGCGCCGCGGCGGGCATCCCCTCGGTGGTGTTCCTGCCCAAGGACAAGGTGTCCCTGTCGCAGCTCGTGCAGCCGGTGGCCAACGGCGCGCGGGTGCTGTCGCTCGACACGGACTTCGACGGGTGCATGAAGCTCGTGCAGCAGGTCACCCAGGACGCGGGCCTGTACCTGGCCAACTCCATGAACTCGCTGCGCATCGAGGGCCAGAAGGTGGTGGCCATCGAGCTGTGCCAGGACCTGGACTGGGAGCCGCCGGACTGGGTGGTGATTCCCGGCGGCAACCTGGGCAACGCGAGCGCGCTGGGCAAGGGCTTCGAGCTGATGCACGCCCTGGGCGTCATCTCCAAGCGGCCGCGCATCGCCGTGGCGCAGGCCGAGCGCGCCAACCCGCTCCTGCGCTCCTTCCGGGGCGGCTTCGCGGAGCTCGAGCCCATGCAGGCCCAGCGCACGCTGGCCTCGGCCATCCAGATTGGCAACCCCGTGTCCTTCCGGCGCGCGGTGCGCATCCTCAAGGCCTTCGAGGGCGTGGTGGAGGACGCGACCGAGTCCGAGCTGGCCAACGCCGCGGCGCGGGCCGACCGCGAGGGCACCTTCACCTGTCCGCACACGGGCGTGGCGCTCGCGGCGCTGGAGAAGCTCGTGGCCCAGGGCGTCATCGCCCGGGGCTCGAAGGTGGCGGTGGTGTCCACGGCGCACGGGCTCAAGTTCCCGGACTTCAAGGTGGGCTACCACAAGGGCGCGCTGGCGGACGTGACGAGCCGCCTGGCCAACCCGCCCGTGGACCTGCCGGCGAACCTCGACGCCGTGCGCGAGGCGCTCGCGGACCTCTGA
- a CDS encoding alanyl-tRNA editing protein, translating to MTTATERLYYADPFLTHFTGHVVAHGTWNGQPSVVLDRTAFYPEAGGQMADRGVLGGRAVRDVQVDDAGVVHHLLEPAGDAPLPAPGTALTGDIEPVRRRIHMALHTGQHMLSCALVNVAQAHTVSSRLGETVCTIDVDLDVLDERLVAEAEAQVNALIDADVPIRSFFPTPEELATLPLRRAPKVTDNIRVVQITGYDVSPCGGTHCTRSGQVGLVRVLGVERYKGKGRVFFSAGGRARSELWQEAATLRALARGFSCAPLEVPTSVDKLRRDLTEAREALGAARAKLAEATAAELAGQLERSPEQRVVAVLEGAGPEELRAVAARLTNRPGAVVLLAGRSPEGLAVLLSRGAGATFGCGAFLKRAAEAVGGRGGGRPEHAEGRLPPQTDWPALVASLLGT from the coding sequence ATGACGACCGCCACCGAGCGCCTCTACTACGCCGATCCCTTCCTCACGCACTTCACTGGACATGTCGTCGCGCACGGCACCTGGAATGGTCAGCCGTCCGTGGTGCTCGACCGCACCGCCTTCTACCCGGAGGCCGGCGGACAGATGGCCGACCGGGGCGTCCTCGGAGGCCGGGCCGTGCGGGACGTGCAGGTGGATGATGCGGGGGTGGTCCACCACCTGCTGGAGCCCGCTGGGGACGCGCCCCTGCCCGCTCCGGGCACCGCGCTCACCGGGGACATCGAGCCCGTGCGCCGCCGCATCCACATGGCGCTGCACACCGGGCAGCACATGCTGTCCTGCGCGCTGGTGAACGTGGCCCAGGCCCACACCGTGTCCTCGCGCCTGGGCGAGACGGTGTGCACGATCGACGTGGACCTGGACGTGCTCGACGAGCGGCTCGTCGCCGAGGCCGAGGCCCAGGTCAACGCCCTCATCGACGCGGACGTGCCCATCCGTTCCTTCTTCCCCACGCCCGAGGAGCTCGCCACCCTGCCCCTGCGCCGCGCCCCCAAGGTCACCGACAACATCCGCGTGGTGCAGATCACCGGCTATGACGTGTCCCCCTGCGGCGGCACGCACTGCACGCGCTCGGGTCAGGTGGGGCTCGTGCGGGTGCTCGGCGTGGAGCGCTACAAGGGCAAGGGCCGCGTCTTCTTCTCCGCGGGGGGCCGGGCCCGAAGCGAGCTGTGGCAGGAGGCCGCCACGCTGCGCGCGCTCGCCCGGGGCTTCTCGTGCGCGCCGCTCGAGGTGCCCACGTCCGTGGACAAGCTGCGGCGCGATCTCACCGAGGCGCGCGAGGCGCTGGGCGCCGCCCGGGCGAAGCTCGCCGAGGCCACCGCCGCCGAGCTCGCCGGACAACTGGAGCGCTCGCCCGAGCAGCGCGTGGTGGCGGTGCTGGAGGGTGCCGGGCCCGAGGAGCTGCGCGCGGTGGCCGCGCGACTGACGAACCGGCCGGGCGCCGTGGTGCTGCTCGCGGGCCGCTCGCCCGAGGGCCTCGCCGTCCTTTTGTCGCGGGGCGCGGGCGCGACGTTCGGGTGTGGTGCCTTCCTCAAGCGCGCGGCCGAGGCCGTGGGCGGACGCGGCGGCGGCCGGCCCGAGCACGCCGAGGGCCGGCTTCCGCCCCAGACGGACTGGCCCGCGCTGGTGGCCTCCCTGCTGGGCACCTGA
- a CDS encoding STAUR_1299 family protein, translating to MDTDTDELLHLAFAQSPANLANSAITRMRAEVGGDGLATSYEVLLPDGNVRAWLLDTLLPRLVDYLESMGAKLPGCGGVFLSVFHGDTLHFLHARDVIALLSRWSGLSTDELKRRYGPR from the coding sequence ATGGACACCGACACCGACGAACTGCTCCACCTCGCCTTCGCCCAATCCCCGGCCAACCTGGCCAATTCGGCCATCACCCGCATGCGCGCCGAGGTGGGCGGCGATGGCCTCGCCACCAGCTACGAGGTCCTCCTGCCCGACGGCAACGTGCGCGCCTGGCTGCTCGACACCCTGCTGCCCCGGCTGGTGGACTACCTCGAGTCCATGGGCGCGAAGCTGCCCGGGTGCGGCGGCGTCTTCCTGTCCGTCTTCCACGGCGACACGCTCCACTTCCTCCACGCCCGGGACGTCATCGCCCTGCTGTCGCGCTGGAGCGGCCTGTCCACCGACGAGCTCAAGCGGCGCTACGGCCCGCGCTAA
- a CDS encoding protein-L-isoaspartate(D-aspartate) O-methyltransferase: MSDRELVEGLRRNGIVDTRVLEAMSGLRRADFVPESVRGSAFLDAPLPIGEGQTISQPYIVAYMTQVLAPQPGERVLEIGTGSGYQAAVLARLGAEVFTVEVRPALARQARERLERLGLGTLHFRVGDGTLGWPEEAPFDAILGTAAPEHLPPALYQQLRPGGRLLVPVGPQEGNQELIRVIRPPGDAAPQVEKLLAVRFVPMTAGAPAILPH, encoded by the coding sequence ATGAGCGACCGGGAACTCGTGGAGGGCCTGCGGCGAAATGGCATCGTCGACACCCGTGTCCTGGAGGCCATGAGCGGCCTGCGCCGGGCCGACTTCGTGCCCGAGTCGGTCCGGGGCTCGGCCTTCCTCGACGCGCCCCTGCCCATCGGCGAGGGGCAGACCATCAGCCAGCCCTACATCGTGGCCTACATGACCCAGGTCCTGGCCCCCCAGCCGGGCGAACGGGTGCTGGAGATCGGCACCGGCTCGGGCTACCAGGCGGCGGTGCTCGCGCGTCTGGGCGCGGAGGTCTTCACCGTGGAGGTGCGCCCGGCGCTGGCCCGTCAGGCGCGCGAGCGTCTGGAGCGCCTGGGCCTGGGCACCCTCCACTTCCGGGTCGGGGACGGCACCCTGGGCTGGCCGGAGGAGGCGCCCTTCGACGCCATCCTCGGCACGGCGGCCCCCGAGCACCTGCCCCCCGCGCTCTACCAACAGCTGCGGCCGGGCGGACGGTTGCTCGTGCCGGTGGGTCCCCAGGAGGGCAACCAGGAGCTGATCCGCGTCATCCGGCCCCCGGGGGACGCGGCGCCCCAGGTGGAGAAGCTGCTGGCGGTGCGCTTCGTGCCCATGACGGCGGGGGCCCCGGCCATTCTGCCGCATTGA
- a CDS encoding ATP-binding protein has translation MIPLTQAHGAVPPRLEQFLEAVSDGVLTLDAEDRTLYVNAGAERLLGVERARLLGHVLWDQVPALAHTAWGQACRQALGQRAATTREEFFPALGAWVEIRVFPSGEGRMLLLRDVTPLTQVASESASLHALVASAPAVAFVTRGPRHVFVLSNERHRRLHGGRELVGHAASELAGVPRGLLEVLDRVYATGQALELEQVPLTVETPGGPREERVFHLTCQPLPGAGGRVDGVTVFAFDVTEVVRGRWRAERLAEELSLSEVRFRSLVVATSTLLWTTDAAGCFREDSPTWCAFTGQRYEDWRDGSGWWEAIHPEDRARTTAAWRRAFSTRGLFEAEYRLQRADGTYTPVVSRGVPVLELDGSVREWVGSITDITAQRRARQTLELLSEASTALSSTWELHRALESLTRCLVPRLAEACGVYLRREDGTGERVAFTDVEPLRVARLRQVEPPGEVPPTVRQVLAHGRGECVAALGEEALAAEPDAARREARRILLGRRGLVVPITVKGQVRGALLLLAGEGYPPYDGDDLRLAEELAHRAAITLEHVRLFELARQERDRAEEANRAKDAFLATVSHELRTPLTAILGWTNILRTTPLSPEKQGRALETVERSARAQAQIVEDLLDISRIVAGRMRLEGKPVELALVVEAVLEGVRPAAAARDIRLEAQLDPGRVLGDAQRLQQVAWNLLTNAIKFTPPGGRVWVRLARTASQMELEVRDSGQGIPAAFLSHVFQRFQQADGSTTRRHGGLGLGLSIVRHLVELQGGTVHAHSEGEGLGACFSVRLPLLTPRMPSRPRLAAVSGPRPEQPPDLSGVRVLVVDDEHDAREILRTLLEESRAHVVTAASSAEALELLARAPPDLLVSDIGMPEEDGYSFIRRVRALPPERGGQVPAAALTAYTRPEDQAHALGAGFQVHVPKPIDPTQLMKTLASMLAATG, from the coding sequence ATGATTCCCCTGACGCAAGCGCACGGCGCCGTGCCCCCCCGGCTCGAGCAGTTTCTCGAGGCGGTCTCGGACGGCGTGCTCACCCTCGACGCGGAGGATCGGACGCTGTACGTCAACGCGGGCGCCGAGCGCCTCCTCGGCGTGGAGCGGGCCCGACTGCTGGGCCACGTGCTCTGGGACCAGGTGCCCGCGCTGGCGCACACCGCCTGGGGCCAGGCGTGTCGGCAGGCGCTCGGGCAGCGCGCGGCCACCACCCGGGAGGAGTTCTTCCCCGCGCTGGGCGCCTGGGTGGAGATCCGGGTGTTTCCCTCCGGCGAGGGCCGGATGCTCCTCCTGCGCGACGTGACGCCACTCACCCAGGTGGCCTCGGAGTCCGCGAGCCTGCACGCGCTGGTGGCCAGCGCCCCCGCGGTGGCCTTCGTGACGCGCGGCCCCCGGCACGTCTTCGTGCTCTCCAACGAGCGCCACCGGCGACTGCACGGGGGCCGGGAGCTGGTGGGCCACGCCGCGAGCGAGCTGGCCGGGGTGCCTCGGGGCCTCCTGGAGGTGCTCGACCGGGTGTACGCCACGGGTCAGGCGCTGGAATTGGAACAGGTGCCGCTCACGGTGGAGACGCCGGGCGGCCCCCGCGAGGAGCGGGTCTTCCACCTCACCTGCCAACCCCTGCCGGGGGCCGGGGGCCGGGTGGACGGCGTGACGGTGTTCGCCTTCGACGTGACGGAGGTGGTGCGCGGGCGCTGGCGCGCCGAGCGGCTGGCGGAGGAGCTGAGCCTGAGCGAGGTGCGCTTCCGCTCGCTCGTGGTGGCCACCTCCACGCTGCTCTGGACGACGGACGCCGCGGGGTGCTTCCGCGAGGACTCGCCCACCTGGTGTGCCTTCACCGGGCAGCGCTACGAGGACTGGCGCGATGGCTCGGGGTGGTGGGAGGCCATCCACCCAGAGGATCGCGCGCGCACCACGGCGGCCTGGCGGCGCGCCTTCTCCACCCGAGGGCTCTTCGAGGCGGAGTACCGGCTCCAGCGCGCCGATGGCACCTACACGCCGGTGGTGTCCCGCGGCGTGCCGGTGCTGGAGCTGGACGGCTCCGTGCGCGAGTGGGTGGGCTCCATCACCGACATCACCGCCCAGCGCCGCGCGCGCCAGACCCTGGAGCTGCTCAGCGAGGCGAGCACCGCGCTGTCCTCCACCTGGGAGCTGCACCGCGCCCTGGAGAGCCTCACGCGCTGTCTGGTGCCGCGGCTGGCCGAGGCCTGTGGCGTCTACCTGCGGCGCGAGGATGGCACGGGCGAGCGCGTGGCCTTCACGGACGTGGAGCCCCTGCGCGTCGCGCGGCTGCGCCAGGTGGAGCCCCCGGGCGAGGTGCCCCCCACCGTGCGTCAGGTGCTGGCCCACGGCCGCGGCGAGTGCGTCGCCGCGCTCGGCGAGGAGGCCCTCGCCGCCGAGCCCGATGCCGCCCGGCGCGAGGCGCGGCGGATCCTCCTGGGCCGACGGGGGCTCGTGGTGCCCATCACCGTCAAGGGCCAGGTGCGCGGCGCCCTGCTGCTGCTCGCGGGCGAGGGCTACCCGCCCTACGACGGCGACGACCTGCGGCTGGCCGAGGAGCTGGCCCACCGCGCCGCCATCACCCTGGAGCACGTGCGCCTCTTCGAGCTGGCGCGCCAGGAGCGCGACCGGGCCGAGGAGGCCAACCGCGCCAAGGACGCGTTCCTCGCCACCGTCAGCCACGAGCTGCGCACGCCGCTCACCGCCATCCTCGGCTGGACGAACATCCTGCGCACCACGCCCCTGTCCCCGGAGAAGCAGGGCCGCGCCCTGGAGACGGTGGAGCGCAGCGCCCGGGCCCAGGCGCAGATCGTGGAGGACCTGCTGGACATCTCGCGCATCGTGGCCGGCCGGATGCGCCTGGAGGGCAAGCCGGTGGAGCTCGCCCTGGTGGTGGAGGCGGTGCTGGAGGGGGTGCGTCCGGCGGCGGCCGCGCGCGACATCCGGCTGGAGGCCCAGTTGGATCCGGGCCGCGTGCTCGGAGACGCCCAGCGGCTGCAGCAGGTGGCGTGGAACCTGCTCACCAACGCCATCAAGTTCACGCCCCCGGGCGGCCGGGTCTGGGTGCGGCTCGCGCGCACCGCGTCCCAGATGGAGCTGGAGGTGCGGGACTCGGGCCAGGGCATCCCCGCCGCGTTCCTCTCGCACGTCTTCCAGCGCTTCCAGCAGGCCGATGGCAGCACCACCCGGCGTCACGGCGGGCTCGGCCTGGGCCTGTCCATCGTGCGCCACCTGGTGGAGTTGCAGGGCGGCACCGTCCACGCCCACAGCGAGGGCGAGGGCCTGGGCGCGTGCTTCTCCGTGCGGCTGCCCCTGCTCACCCCCCGCATGCCGTCCCGGCCGCGGCTCGCGGCGGTGTCCGGCCCCCGTCCCGAGCAGCCCCCCGACCTGTCCGGCGTGCGCGTCCTGGTGGTGGACGACGAGCACGACGCGCGGGAGATCCTCCGCACCCTGCTGGAGGAGAGCCGCGCGCACGTGGTGACCGCCGCCAGCTCCGCCGAGGCGCTGGAGTTGCTCGCGCGCGCCCCACCAGATCTGCTCGTCTCGGACATCGGCATGCCGGAGGAGGACGGCTACAGCTTCATCCGCCGCGTGCGCGCGCTGCCCCCCGAGCGCGGAGGCCAGGTGCCCGCCGCCGCCCTCACCGCCTACACCCGTCCCGAGGACCAGGCCCACGCCCTGGGCGCCGGCTTCCAGGTCCACGTGCCCAAGCCCATCGATCCCACCCAGCTCATGAAAACCCTGGCATCCATGCTCGCCGCCACGGGATGA